In Labrus bergylta chromosome 11, fLabBer1.1, whole genome shotgun sequence, one genomic interval encodes:
- the LOC109992109 gene encoding NXPE family member 3-like yields MWLKGFISNHVNMKLLKTCVILLLLTVLFLDLLELHHEENSTIVPNKVTSAPPAAPPAAPPVPDDFCTFKPLSLADAEEERLLLDSIAWPESPRPPPFFSLNQTSDPAHSTFIILPGRGGVERHIGDQLEVMIQMYDFQGNPKKSGGDVLLARLHNRALEAGVAGQVVDHLNGSYSAVFPLLWEGSAQVEVMLVHSSEAVTVLHRLNREHPDRVLFKSLFHSGSISDTTFCNVCLRQTNQPQCNYTDLRTGEPWFCYKPKKLSCDDRIKHRRAGFNVRLKDKEEKLFQSKVNLKVFIHSSGPANVTVLPPRKEQPTVNQGGGKPGLSGYYFHGVWQSLGGTKVNQFNSSAISQCLKGKVVHLYGDSTVRQWFEYFDASLPDAKEINRNSPKQTGPYMIWDNAKNILVTYRCHGPPLSFFNTPTSELRYIANEIDGLVGGTNTVVVFSVWAHFSPFPIELYIRRLQSIRRAVIRLLNRAPDTLVVIRTPNLRGLTPSVSLGYSDWYALQQDKVLRAVFKGLNVRLVDAWEMTLAHHLPHNIHPRRPIIKNMIDILLSYICTK; encoded by the exons ATGTGGCTAAAAGGTTTTATAAGTAACcatgtcaacatgaaacttctgaagacctgtgtcatccttctccttctgactgtgttgttcttGGACCTGCTCGAG CTACATCATGAAGAAAACTCTACCATCGTCCCTAATAAAGTGACCTCTGCTCCTCCCGCTGCTCCTCCCGCTGCTCCTCCCGTGCCTGATGATTTCTGCACCTTTAAGCCACTGTCTTTGGCAGATGCTGAGGAGGAACGCCTGTTATTAGATTCCATTGCTTGGCCTGAATCTCCACGTCCgccaccttttttttcattgaatcaGACAAGTGATCCCGCCCACAGCACCTTCATCATTCTCCCAGGGAGGGGTGGAGTAGAGCGGCACATAGGAGACCAGCTGGAAGTTATGATACAAATGTACGACTTCCAAGGTAACCCCAAGAAGTCTGGAGGAGATGTCTTACTTGCCCGGTTGCATAACAGGGCACTTGAAGCAGGTGTGGCCGGGCAAGTGGTGGATCACCTTAATGGCTCCTACTCTGCTGTATTCCCTTTACTCTGGGAGGGAAGTGCACAGGTTGAG gtGATGCTTGTCCACTCAAGTGAGGCTGTCACAGTTCTGCACAGGCTGAATAGAGAACATCCTGATAGGGTTCTCTTTAAAAGCCTCTTCCACTCAGGTTCAATCTCTGACACTACCTTTTGTAATGTTTGCCTACGTCAAACCAACCAGCCACAGTGCAACTACACTGACCTCCGTACAGGCGAGCCTTGGTTCTGTTACAAGCCAAAGAAACTGAGCTGTGATGACAGGATTAAACACAGGAGAGCCGGATTCAATGTAAGACTCaaggacaaagaggagaagcTTTTCCAAAG CAAAGTCAACCTGAAAGTCTTCATTCACTCTTCAGGACCGGCTAATGTTACTGTGCTGCCTCCAAGGAAAG AGCAACCCACAGTCAATCAAGGAGGTGGGAAGCCTGGACTCTCTGGGTATTACTTCCATGGTGTGTGGCAATCACTAGGTGGCACCAAAGTCAACCAATTCaactcctctgccatcagtcagTGTCTGAAAGGAAAGGTGGTCCACCTGTATGGAGACTCCACCGTCAGGCAGTGGTTTGAGTACTTTGATGCTTCACTTCCAG ATGCTAAGGAGATTAACCGGAATAGTCCAAAGCAAACTGGACCTTACATGATATGGGACAATGCAAAAAACATCTTGGTAACGTACCGCTGCCACGGGCCTCCTCTTAGTTTTTTCAACACCCCAACCAGTGAGCTGCGATACATTGCAAATGAAATTGACGGGTTGGTAGGTGGCACCAACACAGTTGTAGTTTTTAGCGTCTGGGCCCACTTCAGCCCTTTCCCAATTGAGCTCTACATCAGACGACTTCAGAGCATCCGCAGGGCGGTGATTCGTCTGTTGAACAGGGCTCCAGACACACTGGTGGTCATCAGGACTCCAAACCTCAGAGGTTTAACACCTTCTGTATCGTTAGGCTACAGTGACTGGTACGCACTACAGCAGGACAAGGTGCTCAGAGCTGTGTTCAAAGGACTTAATGTTCGACTAGTGGACGCTTGGGAGATGACTCTGGCCCATCACCTGCCTCACAACATTCACCCAAGACGTCCTATTATTAAGAATATGATTGACATTCTCTTGTCCTACATATGCACCAAATAG
- the tbrg1 gene encoding transforming growth factor beta regulator 1 isoform X3 encodes MESLNSFESEMEADVQGNYSLFPALDSIASLSGSGETLESEPPSEIAEKPNLTWLDAAQIVLEEAGRPMHIKEIKQRIIDRGLVQSNAKSSLEAVMYRETDEERQQALQAFAAQSFLGSPHQNTISSSGSGASGPAFPSPTSSSGRKTKMKRGQRKTQNEKYRLKYLRLRKAARAMIFENAALCDEVAHLEEKFLRAKEERRFLLKSLLQYQTFSEGEILPTPGTSSHPVVPPVALTSGPAGGSGQPGGQNHVSVGSTGEEGALKKPKKERKERGRENGKEEIPKKMSKKRRLADGSRKLVQPISLDSCGRPVFPIVLGGLTVYSLGEIITDRMLFHDECAIYPVGFCSTRVFASKKNPDQQCLYTCQIKDGGAGPQFEIVPEEDPQNAIVASSALTCHSNLLKAVASVSSRSVVPIVPSGADFFGFSHPTIQNLIQSCPGARKCSNYRWIRFEVCRPGDGQVPHSLSEDDASVNFEAYQRHQGFEENIKTEHIPDGTVSELCSSTPPDVPYSEDLRLIFQPLILKTLLN; translated from the exons ATGGAGTCTCTCAACTCTTTTGAATCTGAGATGGAGGCTGATGTGCAGGGAAATTACTCTCTGTTTCCAGCTCTGGACAGCATCGCAAGTCTGTCTGGAAGCGGTGAAACTTTGGAGAG TGAACCACCAAGTGAAATAGCAGAAAAGCCAAACCTTACATGGCTCGATGCTGCACAG ATTGTTTTAGAAGAAGCTGGGCGTCCCATGCAtataaaagaaatcaaacagagaatCATCGACAGGGGACTTGTTCAATCCAA TGCAAAATCAAGTTTGGAGGCAGTTATGTATCGTGAG ACTGATGAGGAGCGGCAGCAGGCTCTACAAGCCTTTGCTGCGCAGTCTTTCCTCGGCTCTCCACATCAAAACACCATTTCCAGTTCTGGATCAGGCGCCTCTGGCCCCGCCTTCCCATCTCCCACCAGTTCCTCAGGGCGTAAGACAAAGATGAAGAGAGGTCAGAGGAAAACCCAAAATGAGAAGTACCGACTCAAGTACCTCAGACTGCGTAAAGCTGCTCGTGCCATGATATTT GAGAATGCAGCTCTCTGTGATGAAGTTGCTCACTTAGAAGAGAAGTTTTTAAGAGCAAAGGAGGAGCGGAG atttttactgAAGTCGTTGTTGCAGTACCAAACTTTTTCAGAGGGAGAGATACTACCAACACCTGGCACAAGCTCTCACCCAGTTGTCCCACCCGTGGCATTAACCTCAGGTCCTGCTGGGGGTTCGGGCCAACCCGGGGGTCAGAACCATGTGTCAGTGGGTTCAACGGGGGAAGAGGGAGCTCTTAAAAAACcaaagaaggaaaggaaagagcGGGGCAGGGAAAATGGAAAGGAAGAAA ttcCAAAGAAGATGTCAAAGAAGAGAAGGCTGGCAGACGGTTCTCGGAAGCTGGTGCAGCCCATCTCTCTGGACTCGTGTGGTCGTCCTGTCTTCCCCATCGTCCTGGGAGGTTTAACAGTCTACAGTCTGGGAGAG ATCATCACAGACAGAATGTTGTTCCATGATGAGTGTGCCATCTATCCGGTGGGATTCTGCAGCACAAGGGTCTTTGCCAGCAAGAAGAACCCTGACCAGCAGTGCCTCTACACCTGCCAGATCAAGGATGGGGGAGCAGGACCACAG TTTGAGATCGTACCCGAAGAAGATCCTCAGAATGCCATCGTTGCCTCCTCTGCCCTGACGTGTCACTCCAACCTTCTGAAGGCCGTTGCATCTGTCAG CTCCAGGTCTGTGGTGCCAATCGTGCCATCAGGAGCTGACTTCTTTGGCTTTTCACACCCCACAATCCAGAACCTTATCCAGAGCTGCCCTGGAGCACGCAAATGTAGCAA CTATCGGTGGATACGTTTTGAGGTGTGTCGCCCTGGGGACGGCCAGGTTCCTCACAGCCTATCAGAGGATGATGCCTCGGTCAACTTTGAGGCCTATCAGAGACACCAGGGCTTTGAGGAGAACATCAAGACCGAGCACATACCAG ATGGCACAGTCTCCGAGCTCTGCTCATCAACACCACCTGATGTCCCCTACAGTGAAGACCTCCGCCTCATATTTCAGCCCCTGATTCTGAAAACTCTGCTGAATTAA
- the tbrg1 gene encoding transforming growth factor beta regulator 1 isoform X2: MESLNSFESEMEADVQGNYSLFPALDSIASLSGSGETLESEPPSEIAEKPNLTWLDAAQIVLEEAGRPMHIKEIKQRIIDRGLVQSNAKSSLEAVMYRETQKGSRRFKRIENRNGVFALLTDEERQQALQAFAAQSFLGSPHQNTISSSGSGASGPAFPSPTSSSGRKTKMKRGQRKTQNEKYRLKYLRLRKAARAMIFENAALCDEVAHLEEKFLRAKEERRFLLKSLLQYQTFSEGEILPTPGTSSHPVVPPVALTSGPAGGSGQPGGQNHVSVGSTGEEGALKKPKKERKERGRENGKEEIPKKMSKKRRLADGSRKLVQPISLDSCGRPVFPIVLGGLTVYSLGEIITDRMLFHDECAIYPVGFCSTRVFASKKNPDQQCLYTCQIKDGGAGPQFEIVPEEDPQNAIVASSALTCHSNLLKAVASVSSRSVVPIVPSGADFFGFSHPTIQNLIQSCPGARKCSNYRWIRFEVCRPGDGQVPHSLSEDDASVNFEAYQRHQGFEENIKTEHIPGQMAQSPSSAHQHHLMSPTVKTSASYFSP, translated from the exons ATGGAGTCTCTCAACTCTTTTGAATCTGAGATGGAGGCTGATGTGCAGGGAAATTACTCTCTGTTTCCAGCTCTGGACAGCATCGCAAGTCTGTCTGGAAGCGGTGAAACTTTGGAGAG TGAACCACCAAGTGAAATAGCAGAAAAGCCAAACCTTACATGGCTCGATGCTGCACAG ATTGTTTTAGAAGAAGCTGGGCGTCCCATGCAtataaaagaaatcaaacagagaatCATCGACAGGGGACTTGTTCAATCCAA TGCAAAATCAAGTTTGGAGGCAGTTATGTATCGTGAG ACACAAAAAGGCAGCAGGAGATTCAAGAGGATTGAGAACAGAAACGGAGTCTTTGCCTTGCTG ACTGATGAGGAGCGGCAGCAGGCTCTACAAGCCTTTGCTGCGCAGTCTTTCCTCGGCTCTCCACATCAAAACACCATTTCCAGTTCTGGATCAGGCGCCTCTGGCCCCGCCTTCCCATCTCCCACCAGTTCCTCAGGGCGTAAGACAAAGATGAAGAGAGGTCAGAGGAAAACCCAAAATGAGAAGTACCGACTCAAGTACCTCAGACTGCGTAAAGCTGCTCGTGCCATGATATTT GAGAATGCAGCTCTCTGTGATGAAGTTGCTCACTTAGAAGAGAAGTTTTTAAGAGCAAAGGAGGAGCGGAG atttttactgAAGTCGTTGTTGCAGTACCAAACTTTTTCAGAGGGAGAGATACTACCAACACCTGGCACAAGCTCTCACCCAGTTGTCCCACCCGTGGCATTAACCTCAGGTCCTGCTGGGGGTTCGGGCCAACCCGGGGGTCAGAACCATGTGTCAGTGGGTTCAACGGGGGAAGAGGGAGCTCTTAAAAAACcaaagaaggaaaggaaagagcGGGGCAGGGAAAATGGAAAGGAAGAAA ttcCAAAGAAGATGTCAAAGAAGAGAAGGCTGGCAGACGGTTCTCGGAAGCTGGTGCAGCCCATCTCTCTGGACTCGTGTGGTCGTCCTGTCTTCCCCATCGTCCTGGGAGGTTTAACAGTCTACAGTCTGGGAGAG ATCATCACAGACAGAATGTTGTTCCATGATGAGTGTGCCATCTATCCGGTGGGATTCTGCAGCACAAGGGTCTTTGCCAGCAAGAAGAACCCTGACCAGCAGTGCCTCTACACCTGCCAGATCAAGGATGGGGGAGCAGGACCACAG TTTGAGATCGTACCCGAAGAAGATCCTCAGAATGCCATCGTTGCCTCCTCTGCCCTGACGTGTCACTCCAACCTTCTGAAGGCCGTTGCATCTGTCAG CTCCAGGTCTGTGGTGCCAATCGTGCCATCAGGAGCTGACTTCTTTGGCTTTTCACACCCCACAATCCAGAACCTTATCCAGAGCTGCCCTGGAGCACGCAAATGTAGCAA CTATCGGTGGATACGTTTTGAGGTGTGTCGCCCTGGGGACGGCCAGGTTCCTCACAGCCTATCAGAGGATGATGCCTCGGTCAACTTTGAGGCCTATCAGAGACACCAGGGCTTTGAGGAGAACATCAAGACCGAGCACATACCAG GACAGATGGCACAGTCTCCGAGCTCTGCTCATCAACACCACCTGATGTCCCCTACAGTGAAGACCTCCGCCTCATATTTCAGCCCCTGA
- the tbrg1 gene encoding transforming growth factor beta regulator 1 isoform X1: MESLNSFESEMEADVQGNYSLFPALDSIASLSGSGETLESEPPSEIAEKPNLTWLDAAQIVLEEAGRPMHIKEIKQRIIDRGLVQSNAKSSLEAVMYRETQKGSRRFKRIENRNGVFALLTDEERQQALQAFAAQSFLGSPHQNTISSSGSGASGPAFPSPTSSSGRKTKMKRGQRKTQNEKYRLKYLRLRKAARAMIFENAALCDEVAHLEEKFLRAKEERRFLLKSLLQYQTFSEGEILPTPGTSSHPVVPPVALTSGPAGGSGQPGGQNHVSVGSTGEEGALKKPKKERKERGRENGKEEIPKKMSKKRRLADGSRKLVQPISLDSCGRPVFPIVLGGLTVYSLGEIITDRMLFHDECAIYPVGFCSTRVFASKKNPDQQCLYTCQIKDGGAGPQFEIVPEEDPQNAIVASSALTCHSNLLKAVASVSSRSVVPIVPSGADFFGFSHPTIQNLIQSCPGARKCSNYRWIRFEVCRPGDGQVPHSLSEDDASVNFEAYQRHQGFEENIKTEHIPDGTVSELCSSTPPDVPYSEDLRLIFQPLILKTLLN, from the exons ATGGAGTCTCTCAACTCTTTTGAATCTGAGATGGAGGCTGATGTGCAGGGAAATTACTCTCTGTTTCCAGCTCTGGACAGCATCGCAAGTCTGTCTGGAAGCGGTGAAACTTTGGAGAG TGAACCACCAAGTGAAATAGCAGAAAAGCCAAACCTTACATGGCTCGATGCTGCACAG ATTGTTTTAGAAGAAGCTGGGCGTCCCATGCAtataaaagaaatcaaacagagaatCATCGACAGGGGACTTGTTCAATCCAA TGCAAAATCAAGTTTGGAGGCAGTTATGTATCGTGAG ACACAAAAAGGCAGCAGGAGATTCAAGAGGATTGAGAACAGAAACGGAGTCTTTGCCTTGCTG ACTGATGAGGAGCGGCAGCAGGCTCTACAAGCCTTTGCTGCGCAGTCTTTCCTCGGCTCTCCACATCAAAACACCATTTCCAGTTCTGGATCAGGCGCCTCTGGCCCCGCCTTCCCATCTCCCACCAGTTCCTCAGGGCGTAAGACAAAGATGAAGAGAGGTCAGAGGAAAACCCAAAATGAGAAGTACCGACTCAAGTACCTCAGACTGCGTAAAGCTGCTCGTGCCATGATATTT GAGAATGCAGCTCTCTGTGATGAAGTTGCTCACTTAGAAGAGAAGTTTTTAAGAGCAAAGGAGGAGCGGAG atttttactgAAGTCGTTGTTGCAGTACCAAACTTTTTCAGAGGGAGAGATACTACCAACACCTGGCACAAGCTCTCACCCAGTTGTCCCACCCGTGGCATTAACCTCAGGTCCTGCTGGGGGTTCGGGCCAACCCGGGGGTCAGAACCATGTGTCAGTGGGTTCAACGGGGGAAGAGGGAGCTCTTAAAAAACcaaagaaggaaaggaaagagcGGGGCAGGGAAAATGGAAAGGAAGAAA ttcCAAAGAAGATGTCAAAGAAGAGAAGGCTGGCAGACGGTTCTCGGAAGCTGGTGCAGCCCATCTCTCTGGACTCGTGTGGTCGTCCTGTCTTCCCCATCGTCCTGGGAGGTTTAACAGTCTACAGTCTGGGAGAG ATCATCACAGACAGAATGTTGTTCCATGATGAGTGTGCCATCTATCCGGTGGGATTCTGCAGCACAAGGGTCTTTGCCAGCAAGAAGAACCCTGACCAGCAGTGCCTCTACACCTGCCAGATCAAGGATGGGGGAGCAGGACCACAG TTTGAGATCGTACCCGAAGAAGATCCTCAGAATGCCATCGTTGCCTCCTCTGCCCTGACGTGTCACTCCAACCTTCTGAAGGCCGTTGCATCTGTCAG CTCCAGGTCTGTGGTGCCAATCGTGCCATCAGGAGCTGACTTCTTTGGCTTTTCACACCCCACAATCCAGAACCTTATCCAGAGCTGCCCTGGAGCACGCAAATGTAGCAA CTATCGGTGGATACGTTTTGAGGTGTGTCGCCCTGGGGACGGCCAGGTTCCTCACAGCCTATCAGAGGATGATGCCTCGGTCAACTTTGAGGCCTATCAGAGACACCAGGGCTTTGAGGAGAACATCAAGACCGAGCACATACCAG ATGGCACAGTCTCCGAGCTCTGCTCATCAACACCACCTGATGTCCCCTACAGTGAAGACCTCCGCCTCATATTTCAGCCCCTGATTCTGAAAACTCTGCTGAATTAA